In one Lolium rigidum isolate FL_2022 chromosome 3, APGP_CSIRO_Lrig_0.1, whole genome shotgun sequence genomic region, the following are encoded:
- the LOC124699701 gene encoding putative serpin-Z8, whose translation MCIFLPNTDNGLPSLLDAMASRPGFLHQHLPRKEVLVGNLQVPRFKLSFHSSVVSVLRKLGLLLPFHETNEDLCDMTEDDSSGLPLVLCDVVHKAVIEVNEEGTKAAAVTIASAPGGGGGRPRPPPLVDFVADHPFAYFVVEEETGAVVFAGHVLDPSKE comes from the coding sequence ATGTGCATCTTCCTCCCGAACACAGACAACGGCCTACCAAGCCTTCTGGACGCGATGGCTTCACGCCCGGGCTTCCTGCACCAGCACCTGCCTCGCAAGGAGGTCCTAGTCGGCAACTTACAGGTGCCCAGGTTCAAGTTGTCCTTCCACAGCAGCGTCGTTAGCGTCCTCCGCAAGCTGGGGCTCCTGCTGCCGTTCCACGAAACCAATGAAGACCTGTGCGACATGACCGAGGACGACAGCTCCGGTCTTCCCCTGGTCCTCTGCGATGTCGTCCACAAGGCAGTCATCGAGGTGAATGAGGAAGGCACCAAAGCTGCCGCTGTCACCATTGCTAGTGCACCGGGCGGGGGCGGAGGGCGGCCACGGCCACCACCGCTTGTTGATTTCGTTGCTGACCATCCGTTCGCATACTTCGTTGTGGAGGAGGAGACCGGCGCCGTCGTCTTTGCCGGGCATGTCCTCGACCCCTCCAAAGAGTAG
- the LOC124696702 gene encoding putative serpin-Z8, whose product MQSAGGSSSSQGLAALSAGLAVRLADEHANSNLVFSPLSIYTALALVAAGARGDTLDEILRVLGAQTRQELDKFVARAAGEALRDRSGSGGPLVAFACGVWSDLSCPLKPGFRETVVDGAYKAEASTVDFRGDPNGAVGLINAWTERVTNGLIDSVLGPGSVTPLTRVILGNAVYFKGKWVEPFDKKKTQNALFRRQGGAGAVDVPFMRSRESQYIAVHDRFKVLKLRYKMADDPSNDNTSSFRTQFSMCIFLPDADDGLPSLLDAIASRPGFLHEHLPREEVVVGNFQVPRFKLSFHTSVAAILGKLGLRLPFHETADLSGMTEDDGSAGLPTVLSDVLHKALIEVNEEGTEAAAVTEVFYNVGSAAMSWPPPPPVDFVADHPFAYFIVEEETGAVVFAGHVLDPSRE is encoded by the exons ATGCAGTCTGCCGGCGGATCCTCTTCCAGCCAGGGACTAGCGGCGCTCTCCGCCGGCCTCGCGGTACGCCTCGCGGACGAGCACGCAAACAGCAACCTGGTCTTCTCGCCACTGTCCATCTACACCGCTCTCGCTCTCGTGGCGGCCGGTGCCCGCGGCGACACCCTGGACGAGATCCTCCGCGTCCTCGGCGCGCAGACCCGCCAAGAGCTCGACAAATTCGTCGCCCGCGCCGCGGGTGAAGCGCTGCGAGACAGGTCCGGCTCCGGCGGTCCGCTCGTCGCGTTCGCGTGCGGCGTGTGGAGCGACCTGTCGTGCCCGCTCAAGCCCGGCTTCCGCGAGACCGTGGTCGACGGCGCGTACAAGGCGGAGGCGTCCACCGTCGACTTTCGCGGCGACCCCAATGGAGCAGTCGGGTTGATCAACGCGTGGACGGAGCGCGTCACGAACGGCCTGATCGACTCCGTGCTAGGCCCGGGTTCGGTGACGCCGCTCACCCGCGTCATACTCGGCAACGCCGTGTACTTCAAGGGCAAGTGGGTCGAGCCCTTCGACAAGAAGAAGACACAGAACGCTCTGTTCCGCCGtcagggcggcgccggcgccgtcgaCGTGCCCTTCATGCGCAGCCGGGAGTCTCAGTACATCGCCGTACACGACCGATTCAAGGTGCTCAAGCTCCGGTACAAGATGGCGGACGAC CCCTCCAATGACAACACTAGCAGCTTCCGCACACAGTTCTCCATGTGCATCTTCCTCCCGGACGCCGACGACGGCCTACCAAGCCTTCTCGACGCAATAGCATCTCGGCCAGGTTTCCTGCACGAGCACCTGCCTCGCGAGGAGGTCGTAGTCGGCAACTTCCAGGTGCCTAGGTTCAAGCTATCCTTCCACACCAGCGTCGCTGCCATCCTCGGCAAGCTGGGCCTCCGCCTGCCGTTCCACGAAACGGCCGACCTCTCTGGCATGACGGAGGACGACGGCTCCGCCGGCCTCCCCACAGTCCTCAGCGACGTCCTCCACAAGGCACTCATCGAGGTTAACGAGGAAGGCACCGAGGCAGCAGCCGTCACCGAAGTTTTCTATAACGTTGGGTCCGCAGCCAtgtcttggccgccgccccctccgGTTGATTTCGTCGCTGACCATCCGTTCGCCTACTTCAT